The Pseudomonas sp. DG56-2 genome contains a region encoding:
- the urtA gene encoding urea ABC transporter substrate-binding protein, with translation MKRRSLIKAFTLSASIAAMGLSWSIQAAETIKVGILHSLSGTMAISETSLKDMALMTIEQINAKGGVNGKMLEAVVVDPASNWPLFAEKGRQLLTQDKVAVVFGCWTSVSRKSVLPVFEELNGLLFYPVQYEGEEMSPNVFYTGAAPNQQAIPAVEYLMSEDGGAAKRYFLLGTDYVYPRTTNKILRAFLHSKGVADKDIEEVYTPFGHSDYQTIVANIKKFSAGGKTAVISTVNGDSNVPFYKELANQGLKATDVPVVAFSVGEEELRGIDTKPLVGHLAAWNYFESVENPVNSQFVSDWKAYAKAKNLPGADKAVTNDPMEATYVGIHMWAQAVEKAKSTDVDKVREALAGQSFKAPSGYTLTMDKTNHHLHKPVMIGEIQDDGQFNVVWETEQPLRAQPWSPFIPGNDKRPDYAVKGN, from the coding sequence ATGAAGCGTCGCAGTCTGATCAAGGCATTCACCCTCAGCGCGTCCATCGCAGCGATGGGGTTGAGCTGGAGTATCCAGGCCGCCGAGACCATCAAGGTCGGCATCCTGCATTCGCTGTCCGGGACCATGGCGATCTCCGAGACTTCACTCAAGGACATGGCCTTGATGACCATCGAGCAGATCAACGCCAAGGGTGGCGTCAACGGCAAGATGCTCGAGGCGGTGGTGGTCGATCCGGCGTCGAACTGGCCGCTGTTTGCCGAGAAAGGCCGCCAGTTGCTGACTCAGGACAAGGTCGCGGTGGTCTTCGGTTGCTGGACCTCGGTGTCGCGCAAATCGGTACTGCCGGTGTTCGAGGAGCTCAACGGCCTGCTGTTCTACCCCGTGCAGTACGAGGGTGAAGAAATGTCGCCCAACGTGTTCTACACCGGTGCTGCGCCTAATCAGCAGGCGATCCCGGCAGTGGAATACCTGATGAGCGAAGACGGCGGCGCGGCCAAGCGCTACTTCCTGCTCGGCACCGACTATGTCTACCCGCGCACCACCAACAAAATCCTGCGCGCCTTCCTGCACAGCAAAGGCGTAGCAGACAAGGACATCGAAGAGGTCTACACCCCCTTCGGCCACAGCGATTACCAGACCATTGTTGCCAATATCAAAAAATTCTCTGCAGGCGGCAAGACCGCAGTGATTTCCACGGTCAACGGCGACTCCAACGTGCCGTTCTACAAAGAGTTGGCCAACCAGGGCCTGAAAGCCACCGACGTGCCAGTGGTGGCCTTCTCGGTAGGTGAGGAAGAGTTGCGCGGCATCGATACCAAACCGTTGGTCGGGCATCTGGCCGCGTGGAACTACTTCGAGTCAGTGGAAAACCCGGTCAACAGCCAATTCGTCAGTGACTGGAAGGCCTACGCCAAGGCCAAGAATCTGCCGGGCGCCGACAAAGCGGTAACCAACGACCCAATGGAAGCCACTTACGTCGGCATCCACATGTGGGCCCAAGCGGTGGAAAAGGCCAAGTCCACTGACGTCGACAAGGTCCGCGAAGCCCTGGCCGGGCAAAGCTTCAAGGCCCCGTCGGGCTACACCCTGACCATGGACAAGACCAACCACCACCTGCACAAACCGGTGATGATCGGCGAAATCCAGGACGACGGTCAGTTCAATGTGGTCTGGGAAACCGAGCAGCCGCTGCGTGCGCAACCCTGGAGCCCGTTCATTCCCGGCAATGACAAGCGACCGGACTATGCGGTGAAGGGTAACTGA
- the urtB gene encoding urea ABC transporter permease subunit UrtB — translation MPKALWCLFFGLLLLPFSAQASDADYFVAAKANEQARLLQDWAAQPDPARLELLTQLQQGRLSATDTRKLRLNNRLRGLVDNALASHQLLSNDAQVRLAAAQQLQKSAQPAQVAFLDRRFASEADAAVHAALGLALANLQLVAADPAVRLAAVRLLGETGDPMARTRLEALLEAGVESDSKVRTAAETSLAQVKRKLLIGELLGQAFSGLSLGSILLLAALGLAITFGLLGVINMAHGEMLMLGAYATYVVQVVLQRYAPSAIEFYPLIALPVAFCVSAGVGMLLERTVIRHLYGRPLETLLATWGISLILIQAIRLLFGAQNVEVANPGWLSGGIQVLPNLVLPYSRLVIIGFALFVVLLTWLLLNRTRLGLNVRAVTQNRNMAACCGVPTGRVDMLAFGLGSGIAGLGGVALSQVGNVGPDLGQSYIIDSFLVVVLGGVGQLAGSLWAAFGLGIANKLLEPQIGAVLGKILILALIILFIQKRPQGLFALKGRVID, via the coding sequence ATGCCCAAGGCTCTCTGGTGCCTTTTCTTCGGTCTCTTGCTGCTGCCCTTCAGCGCCCAGGCCAGCGATGCCGACTATTTCGTTGCTGCCAAAGCCAACGAGCAGGCTCGCTTGCTTCAGGACTGGGCAGCGCAACCGGACCCTGCCCGGCTTGAACTGCTCACTCAACTGCAGCAAGGCCGCCTGAGCGCCACCGACACGCGCAAGCTGCGCCTTAACAACCGACTGCGCGGGCTTGTGGATAACGCCCTGGCCAGCCACCAACTGCTCAGCAATGACGCCCAGGTACGCCTGGCTGCCGCCCAGCAGTTGCAGAAAAGTGCGCAACCCGCACAGGTAGCGTTCCTCGACCGGCGTTTCGCCAGCGAAGCAGACGCCGCCGTACATGCCGCCCTCGGGCTGGCGCTGGCCAATCTGCAACTGGTTGCCGCCGACCCTGCCGTTCGCCTTGCGGCCGTGCGCCTGCTCGGTGAAACCGGCGACCCCATGGCCCGTACACGGCTTGAAGCCTTGCTCGAAGCGGGCGTAGAAAGCGACAGCAAGGTGCGCACCGCTGCCGAAACCAGCCTGGCCCAGGTCAAGCGCAAGTTGTTGATTGGCGAGTTGCTCGGCCAGGCTTTCAGTGGCCTGTCACTGGGCTCGATTCTGCTGCTGGCTGCCTTGGGGCTGGCGATCACCTTCGGCCTGCTCGGGGTGATCAACATGGCCCACGGTGAAATGCTGATGCTTGGTGCCTATGCCACCTACGTGGTGCAGGTTGTGCTGCAACGCTACGCGCCGAGCGCCATCGAGTTCTACCCGCTGATCGCCTTGCCCGTGGCCTTCTGCGTCAGTGCCGGCGTGGGCATGTTGCTGGAACGCACGGTGATCCGCCATCTATATGGGCGACCTTTGGAAACCCTGTTGGCTACCTGGGGTATCAGCCTGATCCTGATCCAGGCCATACGCCTGTTGTTCGGCGCGCAAAACGTCGAAGTGGCCAATCCTGGCTGGCTCTCTGGCGGAATTCAGGTGCTGCCCAATCTTGTCCTGCCCTACAGCCGCTTGGTGATCATCGGCTTCGCCCTGTTCGTGGTGTTGCTGACCTGGCTGCTGCTCAACCGCACGCGCCTGGGCCTGAACGTGCGCGCCGTCACCCAGAACCGCAACATGGCGGCCTGCTGCGGCGTACCCACCGGGCGCGTGGACATGCTCGCGTTTGGCCTGGGATCCGGCATTGCCGGGCTTGGGGGGGTTGCCCTGAGCCAGGTTGGCAACGTCGGCCCGGACCTCGGCCAGAGCTACATCATCGACTCTTTCCTGGTGGTGGTACTTGGGGGCGTCGGCCAACTGGCAGGCAGCCTCTGGGCGGCATTCGGCCTGGGAATCGCCAACAAACTGCTGGAGCCGCAGATCGGTGCTGTGCTCGGCAAGATCCTCATCCTTGCGCTGATCATTCTGTTCATCCAGAAACGCCCGCAAGGTCTCTTCGCACTCAAGGGACGGGTAATCGACTGA
- a CDS encoding iron ABC transporter permease, translating into MNRYRLLLLALVGLLLVSCVVSLGFGAAPVPVEVVWRVLAFKVFGIAPEVPAWSTGQEHIVWLIRVPRMLLAALVGGGLAMIGAVLQAVTRNPLADPHLLGVTSGATLGAVLVVLHIGEVLGMLTLPLAAFIGALCSMLLVLAIASRGGRLDSDRLLLCGVAVAFVMMAIANLLLFLGDHRASSAVMFWMLGGLGLARWELLPIPAISVLLGLTLLLGMARALNALMAGEQTAVTLGLNARSVRLAAFLICSLLTGVLVAISGSIGFVGLMIPHIARRLVGAEHTRLLPVCLLLGSLFLIWVDVAARTLISPEDLPIGIATAATGGLFFIAMMRKR; encoded by the coding sequence ATGAATCGCTATCGGTTGCTGTTGCTCGCCCTGGTTGGCCTGCTGCTGGTGTCCTGCGTGGTATCCCTGGGCTTTGGCGCAGCGCCGGTGCCCGTCGAGGTGGTGTGGCGCGTACTGGCATTCAAGGTCTTTGGTATCGCCCCCGAAGTACCTGCCTGGAGCACAGGTCAGGAGCATATTGTCTGGCTCATTCGCGTACCACGCATGCTCCTCGCCGCGCTGGTCGGCGGTGGGTTGGCCATGATCGGCGCCGTATTACAAGCGGTGACTCGCAACCCATTGGCCGATCCGCATCTGCTCGGCGTCACGTCCGGCGCCACCCTCGGTGCGGTACTGGTGGTACTGCACATCGGTGAAGTGCTGGGTATGCTGACGCTGCCACTTGCAGCGTTCATCGGCGCCCTCTGCAGCATGCTGCTGGTGCTGGCGATAGCCAGCCGCGGCGGCCGGCTCGACAGCGACCGCCTGCTGCTGTGCGGCGTGGCGGTCGCGTTCGTGATGATGGCTATCGCCAACCTGCTGCTGTTTCTCGGCGACCACCGCGCCAGCTCCGCGGTCATGTTCTGGATGCTCGGCGGCCTGGGCCTGGCTCGCTGGGAGCTGCTGCCGATACCGGCGATCAGCGTATTGCTCGGCCTCACCCTGTTGCTGGGCATGGCCCGGGCGCTCAATGCACTGATGGCCGGCGAACAGACAGCGGTGACCCTCGGTTTGAATGCCCGATCGGTCCGTCTGGCAGCGTTTCTGATCTGCTCGCTGTTGACCGGTGTACTGGTGGCGATCAGCGGTTCCATCGGCTTTGTCGGCCTGATGATCCCGCATATTGCCCGGCGCCTGGTCGGTGCCGAACACACGCGCCTGCTACCGGTGTGTCTGTTGCTCGGCAGCCTGTTCCTGATCTGGGTCGATGTCGCCGCGCGCACGCTGATCTCGCCCGAGGACCTTCCCATCGGCATTGCCACCGCAGCTACCGGCGGTCTGTTTTTCATCGCCATGATGCGCAAGCGTTGA
- a CDS encoding ABC transporter substrate-binding protein, translating into MIRITLLLLLGLLASTRVFAQATQYPLTVQSCNRQVTFNKAPEHALSHDINMTQMMLALGLRQRMVGYSGVSGWKAVTPELRKELDGLPELASKYPSVETLLNANVDFLFAGWDYGMRVGGDLTPQTLAPLDIAVYELTESCAFVMKRPPASLDDTYTDLRNLGRIFDVQARAEQLIEQMQQRIAVVQQRLPAQRPRVFLYDSGEDRAMTSGRLGMPQALIEAAGGHNVLDDIEASWTRVNWESVVERNPEVIVIVDYGEISAAQKQTFLEQHPALQSVQAIRDKRFVVIPYVAATPSLENVEAIEAIAAGLHGA; encoded by the coding sequence ATGATTCGAATCACCCTGCTCCTGCTGTTGGGCCTGCTGGCCAGTACCCGCGTTTTCGCCCAGGCCACCCAGTACCCGTTGACCGTGCAGAGCTGCAATCGCCAGGTCACCTTCAACAAGGCCCCTGAGCATGCCTTGAGCCATGACATCAATATGACGCAGATGATGCTCGCCCTCGGCCTGCGCCAACGCATGGTCGGTTACAGCGGTGTCAGTGGCTGGAAAGCCGTCACCCCTGAACTGCGCAAAGAGCTCGATGGATTGCCGGAGCTGGCCAGCAAGTATCCTTCGGTGGAGACCCTGCTCAACGCCAATGTCGATTTTCTCTTCGCCGGCTGGGACTACGGTATGCGTGTCGGTGGCGACCTCACCCCACAGACCCTGGCGCCCCTGGACATTGCGGTGTACGAACTGACGGAGTCCTGTGCCTTTGTCATGAAGCGCCCGCCAGCCAGCCTCGACGACACCTACACCGACTTGCGCAACCTGGGCAGAATCTTCGATGTGCAGGCGCGAGCCGAGCAGTTGATCGAGCAGATGCAGCAACGCATCGCCGTGGTGCAACAGCGCTTGCCCGCACAGCGCCCGCGCGTGTTTCTGTATGACAGTGGCGAAGACCGGGCCATGACCTCCGGGCGCCTGGGTATGCCCCAGGCACTGATCGAGGCTGCCGGTGGTCACAACGTGCTCGACGATATCGAAGCCAGCTGGACGCGGGTGAACTGGGAGAGCGTGGTCGAGCGCAACCCCGAAGTGATCGTCATCGTCGACTACGGCGAAATCAGTGCTGCACAGAAGCAGACCTTCCTCGAGCAGCACCCGGCATTACAGTCGGTGCAGGCGATCCGCGACAAGCGCTTCGTGGTCATTCCCTATGTGGCGGCCACGCCCAGCCTGGAAAACGTCGAGGCCATCGAAGCCATTGCCGCAGGCCTGCACGGCGCATGA
- a CDS encoding ABC transporter ATP-binding protein has product MSTLSISDLHWSPLGHGHCHHQFQLREVNLRVNAGEFVGLIGPNGSGKTSLLRCAYRFNKPERGQVRLDEHDLWRQSPRWCAQRIAVVLQEFPDAFGLNVEEVVAMGRTPHKGLFDGDNDEDRQLVKTALHAVGLEGFDDHSFASLSGGEKQRVILARALVQQPQLLILDEPTNHLDPRYQLELLQQVRRLRIGTLASIHDLNLAAAFCDRLYVLDHGRIVASGTPSEVLTTELLHEVFGVQALIDRHPLADHPRLTWITQR; this is encoded by the coding sequence ATGAGTACCCTGAGCATCAGCGACCTGCACTGGTCGCCGTTGGGCCACGGCCATTGCCATCATCAGTTCCAGCTTCGCGAGGTCAACCTGCGGGTCAACGCCGGTGAGTTCGTCGGTCTGATCGGCCCCAACGGCAGTGGCAAGACCAGCCTGTTGCGCTGTGCCTACCGCTTCAATAAACCCGAGCGCGGCCAGGTAAGGCTCGATGAGCACGATCTGTGGCGACAGTCGCCGCGATGGTGTGCCCAGCGCATCGCCGTGGTACTGCAGGAATTTCCCGATGCCTTCGGCCTGAACGTCGAAGAAGTGGTTGCCATGGGACGTACGCCGCACAAAGGCCTGTTCGATGGCGACAACGACGAAGATCGCCAGTTGGTGAAAACGGCGTTGCACGCCGTCGGCCTGGAAGGTTTTGACGACCACAGTTTTGCCAGCCTGTCGGGCGGCGAAAAGCAGCGCGTGATTCTGGCCCGGGCGTTGGTTCAGCAGCCACAGCTATTGATTCTCGATGAGCCAACCAACCATCTGGACCCTCGTTATCAGTTGGAGCTTTTGCAGCAAGTGCGCCGCCTGCGCATCGGTACCCTGGCGAGTATTCACGACCTGAACCTGGCCGCGGCTTTCTGTGACCGTCTGTATGTGCTCGACCACGGCCGAATCGTTGCCAGCGGCACGCCAAGCGAAGTGCTCACAACCGAACTACTGCACGAGGTCTTTGGTGTACAGGCCCTGATCGACCGCCACCCTCTCGCCGACCACCCACGCCTTACCTGGATAACCCAGCGATGA
- a CDS encoding PepSY domain-containing protein has product MSKPPISFYNLAWRWHFYAGLFVAPIMILLAITGIIYLFKPQLDPLLYRNLMVVETGHHRQSADSLLQHVQQAYPKGQVSQYLPAIAADRSAQFVVKDGGRELNVFINPYDGQLLGEQDAKNNLQAVARSLHGELMVGTIGDRVVELAAGWGIVLVVSGLYLWWPRGKRTGGVLWPRLNARGRLLWRDLHAVTGFWGSALLLLMLLSGMTWTGFWGAKYADVWNTFPAAMWNDVPKSDQQARELNSATRQTVPWAVENTPMPQSGAHAEHAGHAMAMSAPAAPQVSLEQIQNLASTRAVEPGYSITLPTSADGVYTIAVFADDPRNDATLHVDQYTGKVLVDVRWQDYNNVARATELGVMLHEGKMFGPLNQIIILLVCLMILLGSVSGLVMWWKRRPEAGLGVPPLRHDLPRWKTATVIMLILGAVFPLVGGSMLLVWLLDRMWLVRSVQATAH; this is encoded by the coding sequence ATGAGCAAACCCCCGATAAGCTTTTACAACCTGGCCTGGCGTTGGCACTTTTATGCAGGACTTTTCGTCGCCCCGATCATGATCCTGCTGGCGATCACCGGAATCATCTACCTGTTCAAGCCACAACTTGACCCGCTGCTCTATCGCAACCTGATGGTGGTCGAGACCGGGCACCACAGACAAAGCGCCGACAGCTTGCTGCAGCACGTGCAACAGGCTTACCCCAAAGGCCAGGTAAGCCAGTATCTGCCGGCCATTGCTGCCGACCGTAGCGCGCAGTTCGTGGTCAAGGACGGCGGGCGCGAACTGAATGTCTTCATCAATCCCTACGACGGCCAATTGCTCGGCGAGCAAGATGCCAAGAACAACCTGCAGGCGGTTGCGCGGTCCCTGCATGGCGAGTTGATGGTCGGCACCATCGGCGATCGCGTGGTGGAGCTGGCCGCAGGCTGGGGCATCGTGCTGGTGGTCTCCGGCTTGTACCTCTGGTGGCCGCGCGGCAAGCGCACCGGCGGCGTGCTTTGGCCACGCCTGAATGCCCGCGGGCGCCTGCTATGGCGCGACCTGCATGCCGTCACCGGCTTCTGGGGCTCGGCCCTGTTGCTGTTGATGCTGCTCAGCGGCATGACCTGGACCGGCTTTTGGGGCGCCAAGTATGCCGATGTGTGGAACACCTTCCCCGCGGCAATGTGGAACGATGTACCGAAATCCGACCAGCAGGCCCGTGAGCTCAACAGCGCCACGCGCCAGACAGTGCCGTGGGCTGTTGAAAACACGCCCATGCCGCAGTCCGGCGCGCATGCCGAGCATGCCGGTCACGCCATGGCGATGAGTGCGCCTGCTGCACCGCAAGTCAGCCTGGAGCAAATCCAGAACCTGGCCAGCACACGCGCTGTCGAACCAGGCTACAGCATCACCTTGCCCACCAGCGCCGACGGCGTGTACACCATTGCCGTATTTGCCGACGATCCCCGCAACGATGCCACCCTGCATGTCGACCAGTACACCGGCAAGGTGTTGGTAGATGTGCGCTGGCAGGACTACAACAACGTTGCCCGCGCCACGGAACTCGGAGTGATGTTGCATGAGGGGAAAATGTTCGGCCCGCTCAATCAGATCATCATACTGCTGGTGTGCCTGATGATCCTGCTCGGCTCCGTCAGCGGCCTGGTGATGTGGTGGAAACGGCGCCCCGAGGCTGGCCTTGGGGTGCCACCCTTGCGTCATGACCTGCCACGCTGGAAGACCGCCACCGTGATCATGCTGATACTGGGTGCGGTGTTCCCATTGGTTGGAGGATCGATGCTGCTGGTGTGGTTGCTCGATCGGATGTGGCTGGTGCGAAGCGTGCAAGCAACTGCCCACTGA
- the urtC gene encoding urea ABC transporter permease subunit UrtC, with protein sequence MNQPLLVIASQKAGARWTLAVGAMVLSVLLALPLLSLLPEGHSLQVSAYTLTLVGKILCYAIVALALDLVWGYAGMLSLGHGLFFALGGYAMGMYLMREAAGDGLPAFMTFLSWTELPWYWAGTQHFAWALCLVVLAPGLLALVFGFFAFRSRIKGVYFSIMTQALTFAGMLLFFRNETGFGGNNGFTNFRSILGFQITAQSTRAVLFLLTVALLVLSLYLGWRLARSKFGRVLTALRDAENRLMFCGYDPRGFKLFVWVLSAVLCGLAGALYVPQVGIINPSEMSPTNSIEAAVWVALGGRGTLIGPLLGAGLVNGMKSWFTVAFPEYWLFCLGALFILVTLYLPKGVVGLLKKRGEQ encoded by the coding sequence ATGAACCAGCCTCTGCTTGTTATCGCCAGCCAGAAGGCCGGCGCGCGTTGGACCCTGGCGGTTGGCGCTATGGTCCTGTCGGTATTGCTGGCCTTGCCGTTGCTGTCGTTGCTGCCCGAGGGGCACAGCCTGCAGGTGTCGGCCTACACCCTGACGCTGGTCGGCAAGATCCTCTGCTACGCCATTGTTGCCCTGGCACTTGATCTGGTATGGGGCTATGCCGGCATGCTTTCACTGGGCCACGGCCTGTTCTTTGCCCTTGGCGGCTATGCGATGGGCATGTACCTGATGCGCGAAGCCGCGGGTGATGGCTTGCCAGCATTCATGACCTTCTTGTCCTGGACCGAACTGCCCTGGTATTGGGCGGGCACCCAGCACTTTGCCTGGGCCTTGTGCCTGGTGGTGCTGGCGCCTGGTTTGCTGGCGTTGGTGTTTGGCTTCTTCGCCTTCCGCTCGCGCATCAAGGGGGTGTACTTCTCGATCATGACCCAGGCCCTGACGTTCGCCGGCATGTTGCTGTTCTTTCGCAACGAAACCGGCTTCGGTGGCAACAATGGCTTCACCAACTTTCGCAGTATTCTCGGTTTTCAGATCACCGCGCAAAGCACCCGCGCGGTGCTGTTCCTGCTGACTGTCGCATTACTGGTACTGAGCCTTTACCTGGGCTGGCGCCTGGCGCGAAGCAAGTTCGGCCGGGTGCTGACCGCGCTACGCGATGCCGAAAACCGCTTGATGTTCTGTGGCTACGATCCACGGGGATTCAAGCTGTTTGTCTGGGTACTCAGCGCCGTGCTCTGTGGCTTGGCTGGGGCGCTGTATGTGCCGCAGGTAGGCATTATCAACCCCAGCGAGATGTCGCCGACCAACTCCATCGAGGCTGCGGTGTGGGTGGCCCTGGGCGGTCGCGGCACCCTGATCGGCCCGCTGCTGGGCGCAGGTCTGGTCAACGGCATGAAGAGCTGGTTCACCGTGGCGTTCCCCGAGTACTGGCTGTTCTGCCTGGGGGCGCTGTTCATTCTGGTCACCCTGTACCTGCCCAAAGGGGTGGTCGGGCTGTTGAAGAAACGAGGTGAACAATGA
- the cycA gene encoding D-serine/D-alanine/glycine transporter has protein sequence MTANLSPQHPSPDAHEHLERSLSNRHIQLIAIGGAIGTGLFMGSGKTISLAGPSIIFVYMIIGFMLFFVMRAMGELLLSNLEYKSFIDFSADLLGPWAGYFTGWTYWFCWIITGIADVIAISAYSQFWFPDIPQWAPALACVGLLLSLNLITVKMFGEIEFWFAMIKIVAILALVGTGLYMVLVGFESPAGRTADLANLWNDGGMFPHGLMGFFAGFQIAVFAFVGIELVGTTAAEAKNPERTLPRAINSIPVRIIIFYVLALITIMVVTPWRDVVPGKSPFVELFVLAGLPAAASVINFVVLTSAASSANSGVFSTSRMLFGLAQQGDAPRSFEHLSSRKVPANGLYFSCTCLLLGAALMYVIPDLIEAFTLVTTVSAILFMFVWTLILLSYLSYRKNRMALHLASKYKMPGGRFMSVVCLVFFAFILVLLSLENDTRQALIVTPLWFLLLAVTYQFVRRSRQQLESQQN, from the coding sequence ATGACCGCGAATCTGTCCCCGCAACACCCCTCGCCTGATGCACACGAACACCTCGAACGCAGTCTCTCCAACCGTCATATCCAACTAATCGCCATCGGCGGCGCTATCGGCACCGGCCTGTTCATGGGCTCAGGCAAAACCATCAGTCTGGCTGGCCCGTCCATCATCTTCGTGTACATGATCATCGGCTTCATGCTGTTCTTCGTCATGCGCGCCATGGGCGAACTGCTGCTATCGAATCTGGAATACAAGTCGTTCATCGACTTCTCCGCCGACCTGCTCGGTCCCTGGGCGGGCTACTTCACCGGCTGGACCTACTGGTTCTGCTGGATCATTACCGGTATTGCCGACGTCATTGCCATCTCCGCCTACTCGCAGTTCTGGTTTCCCGATATTCCCCAGTGGGCGCCAGCGTTGGCCTGTGTCGGCCTGCTGCTGTCGCTGAACCTGATCACGGTGAAGATGTTCGGTGAAATCGAGTTCTGGTTCGCCATGATCAAGATCGTCGCCATCCTGGCCCTGGTCGGCACCGGTCTGTACATGGTGCTGGTGGGCTTCGAGTCGCCCGCCGGTCGCACCGCCGATCTGGCCAACCTGTGGAACGATGGTGGCATGTTTCCCCATGGCCTGATGGGTTTCTTCGCCGGCTTCCAGATTGCCGTGTTCGCCTTCGTCGGTATCGAACTGGTAGGCACCACTGCCGCCGAAGCGAAGAACCCGGAGCGCACGCTACCGCGCGCGATCAACTCGATTCCCGTGCGAATCATTATTTTCTACGTGCTCGCGCTGATCACCATCATGGTCGTTACCCCGTGGCGCGATGTGGTGCCGGGCAAGAGCCCGTTCGTAGAGTTGTTCGTTCTCGCGGGTCTGCCGGCGGCGGCGAGCGTCATCAACTTTGTGGTTCTGACCTCAGCGGCTTCATCGGCCAACAGCGGTGTGTTCTCAACCAGCCGTATGCTCTTTGGCCTGGCTCAACAAGGCGACGCACCACGTAGCTTCGAACACCTCTCCAGCCGCAAGGTGCCGGCCAACGGCCTGTACTTCTCCTGCACCTGCCTGCTCCTGGGTGCGGCGCTGATGTACGTGATTCCCGACTTGATCGAAGCCTTCACCCTGGTGACCACGGTGTCCGCGATTCTGTTCATGTTCGTCTGGACCCTGATCCTGTTGTCGTACCTGAGCTACCGCAAGAATCGCATGGCGCTGCACCTGGCCTCGAAGTACAAGATGCCTGGCGGGCGTTTCATGTCCGTCGTGTGCCTGGTGTTCTTCGCGTTCATCCTGGTGTTGTTGAGCCTTGAAAACGACACCCGTCAGGCGTTGATCGTCACGCCGCTATGGTTCCTACTGTTGGCAGTGACCTATCAGTTCGTGCGACGTAGTCGTCAGCAGCTGGAATCCCAGCAGAACTGA